The following coding sequences lie in one Negativicoccus succinicivorans genomic window:
- a CDS encoding hemolysin family protein gives MAVLFLMMATILVIAKYSFIRLRREYVQELAAEEEEPKWSRISNFYDSPNRYLGTIQWALLVVTLLYYYSIYQCWMLLTPPTIQWLWGEWILSLVVLLVAVTLFWIVAGLIPKAVALQNALKWLPRTAGIVRILHQICAPIIWLGERLATMYLHTHDLTLTNEVEMPRTEAEIRLLFNEGHLSGQLDEREGELIKNAFTFVDRLAREVMIPRPDMSVLYYEDSLETMREAIRTSRHTRYPLCDGDKDHIIGLIHVKNFMELYITGKPQLKQIISEILIIPEVMPIFDLLQLMRTRRIYLAAVVDEFGGTVGLVGLEDIIEELVGDIQDEHEPESLAAILELDEDHFEFDGNVILEDVEKLLDVDFAEVEADTIGGYVFALLERIPRNGDHIVIDGWDFCVTKVNGFRIVRLLVTRVLNEEPDVDDEHE, from the coding sequence TTGGCAGTTCTTTTTTTGATGATGGCAACTATTTTAGTCATTGCGAAATATTCTTTTATCCGTTTGCGTCGTGAATATGTGCAAGAACTTGCAGCGGAGGAGGAAGAACCGAAATGGTCACGCATATCGAACTTTTATGATTCACCGAATCGGTATTTAGGGACTATTCAATGGGCTTTGCTGGTTGTGACACTGCTTTACTATTACAGCATTTATCAGTGTTGGATGCTGCTCACACCACCGACAATACAGTGGCTCTGGGGTGAGTGGATACTTTCTTTGGTTGTGCTTTTGGTTGCCGTCACTTTATTTTGGATTGTCGCAGGTTTAATTCCTAAAGCAGTAGCTTTGCAGAATGCATTGAAATGGCTGCCACGCACGGCAGGAATCGTGCGTATTTTACATCAAATATGTGCCCCGATTATATGGCTGGGCGAACGCTTAGCCACCATGTATTTGCATACGCACGATCTGACGCTGACAAATGAGGTGGAAATGCCGCGCACGGAAGCGGAAATCCGCCTGCTTTTTAACGAGGGACATTTGAGCGGCCAATTGGATGAGCGGGAAGGCGAACTGATCAAAAATGCGTTCACTTTTGTGGACCGTTTGGCTCGTGAGGTAATGATTCCGCGTCCTGATATGTCGGTACTTTATTATGAAGACAGTTTGGAGACGATGCGGGAAGCGATTCGCACTTCACGCCACACACGATATCCTTTGTGTGACGGTGATAAAGATCATATTATCGGCCTTATCCACGTCAAAAACTTTATGGAGTTGTATATTACCGGTAAGCCGCAGTTAAAGCAGATTATCAGTGAAATTCTCATCATCCCGGAAGTTATGCCGATCTTTGATCTCTTGCAATTGATGCGTACCCGGCGTATTTATCTTGCGGCGGTCGTGGATGAATTTGGCGGGACCGTCGGATTGGTTGGGTTGGAGGATATTATCGAAGAGCTTGTCGGTGATATTCAGGACGAACATGAACCCGAATCGTTGGCTGCGATTCTCGAACTGGATGAAGATCACTTTGAATTTGACGGCAATGTTATTTTGGAAGATGTAGAAAAATTATTAGATGTTGACTTTGCGGAAGTGGAAGCGGACACAATCGGCGGATATGTATTTGCCTTATTGGAACGTATTCCGCGCAACGGTGATCATATCGTTATTGACGGTTGGGATTTTTGCGTCACTAAAGTTAACGGTTTCCGTATTGTGCGCCTTTTGGTGACTCGCGTGCTCAACGAGGAGCCTGATGTTGATGACGAACACGAATAA
- the recO gene encoding DNA repair protein RecO, which translates to MLMTNTNNWQNYEGFVLAARDAGTAGKKLTLWTKEAGRVFIFAPQARRKANYIGYLVPAAFLRCTVAADIEGYRLLQADGRALTDTWQWTYPMWQVYYFLVHMTEELFASGQADAQVYHLWEQYLTALSRKDLAIATLIAAWQLLGIAGYDPQTVLQEKQFLPLSDTGRQTLFAILHATWQDGPQLFSRQGLTEAADALLYYLTNYVEIATQFTNVFTFAQKGIDNKI; encoded by the coding sequence ATGTTGATGACGAACACGAATAATTGGCAAAATTATGAAGGATTTGTGTTGGCTGCACGGGATGCCGGTACCGCCGGTAAAAAACTTACTCTTTGGACCAAAGAAGCGGGCAGAGTTTTTATATTCGCACCACAAGCAAGACGCAAGGCCAATTATATTGGCTACTTGGTACCGGCTGCTTTTTTACGTTGTACCGTAGCAGCTGATATTGAAGGCTATCGTTTGTTGCAAGCCGATGGACGAGCACTGACGGATACGTGGCAATGGACGTATCCTATGTGGCAAGTTTATTATTTCCTGGTACACATGACTGAGGAGCTTTTCGCATCGGGACAAGCGGATGCACAGGTATATCATTTATGGGAGCAGTACCTGACGGCGCTTTCCCGTAAAGATTTGGCAATAGCAACATTAATCGCTGCCTGGCAACTTTTAGGTATTGCCGGTTATGATCCGCAGACGGTTTTGCAGGAAAAGCAATTTCTGCCGCTTTCCGATACAGGTCGCCAAACGCTATTTGCCATTTTACATGCTACGTGGCAGGATGGACCGCAACTTTTTTCTCGGCAGGGATTAACGGAGGCGGCGGATGCATTATTATATTATTTGACGAATTATGTGGAGATCGCTACCCAATTTACGAATGTTTTCACATTTGCGCAAAAGGGCATTGACAATAAAATTTGA
- the glyQ gene encoding glycine--tRNA ligase subunit alpha: MTFQEMILTLQRYWSEAGCLIQQPYDVEKGAGTMNPATFLRALGPEPWHVAYVEPSRRPADGRYGDNPNRLYQHHQFQVIMKPSPDRIQEMYLESLEKLGIRTIEHDIRFVEDNWESPTLGAWGLGWEVWLDGMEITQFTYFQQVGSVDMNPVAVEITYGLERLAMYIQGKENVYDIVWSGDVTYGDIFHQNEYEQSVYNFELADINLLFDLFNKYEAEAVRIIGAGKVLPAYDYVLKCSHVFNLLDARGAISISERTAFIGRVRKLARLCAHAYLVQREELGYPLLKGASRHE; encoded by the coding sequence ATGACCTTCCAAGAAATGATTTTGACATTACAACGCTATTGGTCGGAAGCAGGTTGTTTGATTCAGCAGCCGTACGATGTGGAAAAAGGTGCCGGTACGATGAATCCTGCGACATTTTTGCGGGCATTGGGGCCGGAACCGTGGCACGTAGCGTATGTTGAGCCGTCACGGCGTCCGGCGGATGGTCGCTATGGCGATAATCCTAATCGACTGTATCAACATCACCAATTTCAGGTAATTATGAAGCCGTCTCCCGATCGGATCCAGGAAATGTACTTGGAAAGTTTGGAAAAACTCGGTATTCGCACAATCGAACACGACATTCGCTTTGTCGAAGATAATTGGGAATCGCCGACATTAGGAGCCTGGGGATTGGGCTGGGAAGTATGGCTTGACGGTATGGAAATCACTCAGTTCACTTATTTCCAACAGGTGGGCAGCGTTGATATGAATCCGGTTGCCGTCGAAATTACTTACGGCTTGGAACGTCTTGCCATGTATATCCAAGGCAAGGAAAATGTGTATGATATCGTCTGGTCCGGCGATGTTACTTACGGCGATATTTTCCATCAAAATGAATATGAGCAGTCTGTCTATAATTTTGAGTTGGCAGATATTAACCTTTTGTTTGATTTATTCAATAAATATGAAGCGGAAGCGGTACGTATTATTGGTGCCGGTAAAGTTTTGCCGGCGTATGATTATGTATTGAAATGTTCGCATGTTTTCAACCTTTTGGATGCGCGTGGCGCCATCAGTATCAGTGAACGCACTGCGTTTATCGGACGCGTGCGTAAACTGGCCAGACTTTGTGCGCATGCCTACCTTGTACAGCGTGAAGAACTGGGATATCCGTTGTTGAAAGGAGCGTCTCGGCATGAATAA
- the glyS gene encoding glycine--tRNA ligase subunit beta — protein sequence MNNTLLFEIGTEEIPAKFMPRILDELRTRAETMLADARLSFASLKTVGTPRRLALIVEDLADRQPDMVEENRGPSVAIAFDENHNPTKAAQGFARGQGIHPSELIERDNYVYAHIKKEGQTAQVILVNLLPELIQSLQFPKSMKWGSESFRFVRPIRWLVALFNAEVIPFTLAGVASGNTTRGHRFLGEENVVVPQASDYDQMLREQHVIVDPSERRLMITQGLQKLAEEQHATVVEDEDLLTEIVFLVEYPTPLCGHFEERYLELPEAAVVTPMKDHQRYFPLRDREGRLLPLFLTVRNGSDEHLDTVQAGNERVLRARLADAEFFFNEDRKKSLVDRYDALQRIVYQENLGTMQDKTERLQKITQALGEAYALTPEEKKLLQRATHLAKTDLATALVTEFTELQGEIGKEYALLDGEPEETAQAIFEQYLPRFAGDILPSTKLGEVLSLADKLDNIVATFSQGHAPTGSQDPFALRRQAIGIVQIAVQSKTHWCLRKMVAAVAKTLGDVPADVQEQVVAFIMQRLQTILSDESLSYDQIDAVLAGDDTDIYSVYGKAHALADTGFVKDMELRQAFRRVVNLVKEPQQGKVQSELFESDEEKKLYAAYELAAPKIEAAYANQDYAAVYQELQPLVAPINEFFDHVIVMADSEKIRQNRLLILQNIADLLTTWFDIKKLVE from the coding sequence ATGAATAATACTTTATTGTTCGAAATCGGTACGGAAGAAATTCCGGCGAAATTTATGCCGCGTATTCTTGATGAATTGCGTACGCGGGCGGAAACAATGCTTGCCGATGCTCGTTTATCGTTTGCCTCGTTAAAAACAGTCGGAACACCACGACGTCTGGCACTCATTGTGGAGGATTTAGCAGATCGTCAGCCGGACATGGTTGAAGAAAATCGTGGGCCGTCGGTAGCCATCGCGTTTGATGAAAATCACAACCCGACCAAAGCTGCACAGGGATTTGCTCGCGGTCAAGGCATCCATCCTTCTGAACTGATCGAAAGAGATAATTACGTGTATGCGCACATCAAAAAAGAAGGTCAAACGGCGCAGGTTATTTTGGTGAACTTGTTACCGGAATTGATCCAATCGCTACAATTCCCCAAAAGCATGAAGTGGGGGAGCGAAAGCTTCCGTTTTGTACGTCCGATTCGCTGGCTCGTGGCGCTTTTTAATGCGGAAGTGATCCCATTTACACTCGCGGGCGTGGCCTCTGGAAATACCACTCGCGGGCATCGTTTCCTGGGGGAAGAAAATGTCGTAGTTCCCCAAGCAAGCGATTATGATCAGATGTTGCGCGAGCAGCATGTTATCGTCGATCCCTCCGAACGTCGTCTGATGATTACCCAAGGTTTGCAAAAGCTTGCTGAAGAACAGCATGCGACTGTGGTGGAAGATGAAGATCTGTTAACGGAAATCGTCTTCCTTGTCGAATATCCGACACCGCTTTGCGGTCATTTTGAAGAACGCTATTTAGAGCTGCCGGAAGCGGCAGTGGTTACGCCGATGAAAGATCATCAACGCTATTTTCCGCTGCGTGATCGGGAAGGCCGACTCTTACCACTGTTTTTGACAGTACGTAACGGCTCCGATGAACATTTGGATACTGTACAGGCGGGTAATGAAAGAGTCTTACGAGCTCGTTTGGCGGATGCGGAATTCTTCTTTAATGAGGATCGTAAAAAGAGTTTGGTCGATCGATATGATGCATTGCAACGTATCGTTTATCAGGAAAATCTCGGAACGATGCAAGATAAAACCGAGCGTTTGCAAAAGATTACGCAAGCGCTCGGTGAAGCGTATGCGCTGACGCCGGAGGAAAAGAAATTATTGCAACGTGCGACACATCTCGCCAAAACCGATTTGGCGACAGCACTTGTTACAGAGTTCACGGAATTGCAAGGGGAGATCGGTAAAGAATACGCTCTGTTGGACGGTGAACCGGAAGAAACGGCGCAAGCAATCTTTGAACAATACTTACCGCGATTTGCAGGCGACATCTTGCCCTCTACCAAGCTGGGTGAAGTATTGAGCCTTGCCGATAAATTGGATAATATCGTCGCGACATTCAGTCAGGGGCATGCACCGACCGGCTCACAAGATCCGTTTGCGTTGCGCCGGCAGGCGATCGGGATTGTGCAAATCGCCGTCCAAAGTAAAACTCACTGGTGTTTACGTAAAATGGTTGCTGCCGTTGCCAAAACACTCGGTGACGTGCCGGCAGATGTGCAGGAGCAAGTGGTTGCTTTTATAATGCAACGACTGCAAACAATTTTGAGCGATGAGAGCTTGTCATACGATCAAATCGATGCCGTTCTTGCAGGGGATGATACTGATATTTACAGTGTCTACGGTAAAGCGCACGCGTTGGCAGACACCGGATTTGTCAAAGATATGGAACTTCGCCAAGCGTTTCGTCGTGTCGTGAATTTGGTAAAAGAACCGCAGCAGGGGAAAGTTCAATCGGAGCTTTTTGAAAGTGATGAAGAGAAAAAATTGTATGCTGCGTATGAATTGGCAGCCCCCAAAATTGAAGCCGCTTATGCGAACCAGGATTATGCTGCCGTGTATCAGGAGTTACAGCCGTTAGTCGCACCGATTAATGAATTTTTTGATCATGTCATTGTCATGGCGGATAGCGAAAAAATTCGCCAAAACCGCTTGCTGATCTTGCAAAACATTGCCGATTTGCTTACGACATGGTTCGATATTAAAAAACTAGTAGAATAG
- the rplS gene encoding 50S ribosomal protein L19, which translates to MNIIQQLEQEQLRSDIPDFRAGDTVRVHAKVVEGNRERIQIFEGVVLARKNGGVRETFTVRRIASGVGVERTFLVHSPRVAKIEVKNRGIVRRAKLYYLRRLTGKAARIRERR; encoded by the coding sequence ATGAACATCATTCAACAATTGGAACAAGAACAGTTGCGTTCGGACATTCCGGATTTCCGTGCCGGTGATACGGTTCGCGTCCACGCCAAAGTCGTCGAAGGTAATCGTGAACGTATTCAGATTTTTGAAGGCGTTGTCTTGGCGCGCAAAAATGGCGGTGTCCGTGAAACTTTCACAGTGCGTCGTATTGCGTCCGGCGTCGGTGTAGAACGTACATTCCTTGTACATTCCCCGCGTGTGGCCAAAATCGAAGTCAAAAACCGCGGCATCGTACGTCGCGCAAAACTGTACTATCTGCGTCGTTTGACCGGTAAAGCGGCTCGTATTCGTGAACGTCGCTAA
- the ylqF gene encoding ribosome biogenesis GTPase YlqF, with translation MLIQWFPGHMAKAQRLIKEQLKAIDVVVELRDARVPASSENPLLRELIQTKPRILLLNKADLADPKISAQWQQYFAKRGITTLLIDSTSKSSRKRLIQEIRQAAAPLLERWKRRGIRARSVRTMILGIPNVGKSTLINTLAKSYIAHTANRPGKTRGQQWVKLADGVELMDTPGVLWPKFEDPVVGQKLAATGAITDEVFDAEDVVRNLLTYIDENYPGALMERYGIQTESGTPDEWLTEIAKKRGALLPKGEYDHHKARQFVLGDFRQLRLGKISLETPPAEASQNG, from the coding sequence ATGCTTATCCAATGGTTTCCCGGGCACATGGCCAAAGCGCAACGTCTAATTAAAGAGCAGCTAAAAGCTATCGATGTCGTCGTGGAGCTGAGGGATGCACGTGTGCCCGCTTCGAGCGAAAATCCGTTGCTGCGTGAACTGATTCAGACAAAGCCACGGATTTTATTATTAAATAAAGCCGATTTGGCAGATCCCAAAATTTCTGCACAATGGCAACAATATTTTGCCAAGCGAGGAATTACGACGCTACTCATAGACAGCACGTCTAAGTCCAGTCGTAAGCGTTTGATTCAGGAAATTCGGCAAGCGGCAGCACCATTACTTGAACGCTGGAAGCGTCGAGGTATTCGAGCGCGTTCCGTGCGTACGATGATTTTAGGGATTCCCAACGTCGGTAAATCGACGCTTATTAATACGCTGGCTAAAAGTTATATTGCTCATACGGCCAATCGTCCCGGTAAAACGCGCGGCCAACAGTGGGTAAAGTTGGCGGATGGCGTTGAATTGATGGATACACCGGGTGTTTTATGGCCGAAGTTTGAAGATCCTGTGGTGGGTCAAAAGTTGGCCGCCACCGGCGCCATCACCGATGAAGTGTTTGATGCGGAAGATGTAGTCAGAAATCTGCTGACTTATATCGATGAAAACTACCCGGGTGCTCTTATGGAACGCTATGGAATTCAAACAGAATCGGGGACACCTGATGAATGGTTAACGGAAATTGCTAAAAAACGAGGTGCATTGCTACCCAAAGGTGAATATGACCACCATAAGGCACGCCAATTCGTTTTGGGTGATTTTCGTCAATTACGGCTGGGTAAAATCAGTTTAGAGACCCCGCCTGCCGAGGCAAGCCAAAATGGCTGA
- a CDS encoding ribonuclease HII gives MAEQKKETIAMIRSRLAEVPTPEELLRWSLDGRLGVRQALQQYARRQNKVRQEHERLRALYRYEEHWYAQGKLHIAGTDEAGRGPVAGPVTVAAVILPPHAMLDGLNDSKKLSAVKREKLFKEIIETAVAYKILHIPVEVIDSVNIYQAVLDGMQAATMSLQPAAQVLLSDAMPVTLPIPVQAIIRGDSQSASIAAASILAKVSRDHLMEELDIQYPQYGFATHKGYLTEHHLSMLKKYGPSPVHRKSFEPIKSMINAF, from the coding sequence ATGGCTGAGCAGAAAAAAGAAACAATTGCCATGATTCGTTCACGTTTGGCAGAAGTACCCACCCCGGAAGAGTTATTACGCTGGAGTTTGGATGGTCGCCTGGGTGTTCGGCAGGCTTTGCAGCAATACGCGCGTCGCCAGAACAAGGTGCGTCAGGAACACGAGCGTTTACGAGCTCTCTATCGATATGAGGAGCATTGGTATGCACAAGGCAAACTGCATATTGCCGGCACCGATGAAGCGGGACGCGGACCGGTAGCCGGTCCGGTGACGGTGGCTGCAGTTATTTTGCCGCCGCATGCTATGTTGGACGGACTCAACGATTCTAAAAAGCTTTCGGCTGTGAAGCGGGAAAAATTATTCAAAGAAATTATTGAAACTGCTGTTGCCTATAAAATTTTGCATATTCCTGTCGAAGTCATTGATTCCGTCAACATTTATCAGGCAGTACTTGACGGCATGCAGGCCGCGACTATGTCATTACAACCGGCGGCACAAGTGCTGCTGTCAGATGCCATGCCGGTTACCTTACCGATTCCGGTGCAGGCGATTATTCGGGGCGATTCGCAAAGTGCTTCCATTGCGGCAGCCTCTATTTTGGCGAAAGTCAGTCGTGACCATTTAATGGAAGAGTTGGATATACAATATCCGCAATACGGCTTTGCTACTCATAAAGGCTATCTTACGGAACATCATTTAAGTATGTTAAAAAAATACGGGCCGTCACCGGTTCATCGTAAAAGTTTTGAACCGATTAAAAGTATGATCAATGCATTCTAA
- a CDS encoding YraN family protein, with the protein MSRHNDLGAEGEALAASYLETQGYCIRARNFRSGKGEIDIIASDGNTLVFVEVKTRSTERFGLPREAVTPFKQNMLRKTAMAYLVQLPKEIPCRFDVVEIQIHANGTYQLNQLKNAF; encoded by the coding sequence GTGAGTCGACATAATGATTTAGGGGCAGAAGGGGAAGCGCTTGCCGCCTCATATTTGGAAACGCAGGGATATTGTATTCGAGCACGTAATTTTCGTAGCGGTAAGGGTGAAATCGACATCATCGCAAGCGACGGTAACACACTTGTGTTTGTCGAAGTGAAAACACGCTCTACCGAACGTTTTGGTCTGCCGCGTGAAGCGGTCACGCCTTTTAAACAAAACATGTTACGCAAAACTGCGATGGCCTATTTAGTTCAACTGCCAAAAGAGATACCGTGCCGCTTTGACGTTGTGGAAATTCAAATACACGCCAACGGAACCTATCAACTAAATCAGCTGAAAAACGCTTTTTAG
- a CDS encoding YifB family Mg chelatase-like AAA ATPase encodes MFARVFGATTFGLSGHLILVEVDLANGLPAYDIVGLPTQAVRESKERVRPALKNSGLEFPLRKITVNLAPADLKKEGAGLDLAIAIGILAAGGTLQRESLADTVSIGELALDGKVRPVNGVLPMVIAAKESGKKRFFVAPQNVQEALLCNGIEVYAVTSLRDLVRYLQGEIVWKAAVPESEQEDVPEVNEDFAEVQGQIMAKRALEIAAAGGHNVLMIGPPGSGKTMLARRINSILPPLSHEEALEVTKIYSVAGLFDVSRTAALHARPFRSPHHTVSTAALIGGGSIPKPGEVTLSHKGVLFLDELPEFPRSVLEVLRQPLEDRVVHISRVNASLTYPADFILISAMNPCPCGFNGDPDKECTCSSGDIRRYLRKISGPLLDRIDLHVSVQRPKYTELTATRAEESSEVIRARVKLARERQAKRLAIYGMRTNSQMQHRQIKETCGMTPRAQQILADVFNRLHLSARAYDRIIKVSRTIADLQGKDIIDAEQIAEAVSYRAQDKE; translated from the coding sequence ATGTTTGCACGAGTGTTTGGAGCCACCACGTTCGGATTAAGCGGACATTTGATTTTAGTCGAAGTGGATTTAGCTAACGGCTTGCCTGCGTATGATATTGTCGGCTTACCGACGCAGGCTGTTAGGGAGTCCAAAGAAAGAGTGCGCCCTGCACTGAAAAACTCCGGGCTGGAGTTTCCGTTGCGTAAGATTACTGTGAATTTGGCTCCGGCTGATTTGAAAAAAGAAGGGGCGGGACTGGACTTAGCGATTGCGATAGGCATACTCGCAGCCGGCGGAACGTTACAACGAGAGAGCTTGGCAGATACGGTCAGTATCGGTGAACTGGCATTGGACGGCAAGGTGCGTCCCGTTAACGGTGTCTTGCCGATGGTCATTGCTGCCAAAGAATCGGGTAAAAAACGTTTTTTTGTCGCACCGCAAAATGTGCAGGAAGCTCTTTTATGTAACGGTATTGAAGTTTATGCAGTCACTTCCTTGCGAGACTTGGTTCGTTATTTGCAAGGTGAAATCGTTTGGAAAGCGGCAGTGCCCGAATCCGAACAGGAAGATGTGCCGGAGGTGAATGAAGACTTCGCGGAGGTGCAGGGGCAAATTATGGCGAAACGCGCGTTGGAAATTGCCGCGGCTGGCGGGCATAATGTCTTAATGATCGGACCGCCGGGTTCAGGCAAAACGATGCTGGCGCGTAGAATCAATTCCATTTTGCCGCCGCTTTCACATGAAGAAGCACTGGAAGTGACTAAAATTTACAGCGTGGCAGGCTTGTTTGATGTGTCGCGGACAGCTGCATTGCACGCCCGACCGTTTCGCAGTCCGCATCATACCGTATCGACGGCAGCCTTAATCGGTGGTGGCAGCATTCCCAAGCCGGGAGAAGTCACACTCAGTCATAAAGGTGTATTGTTTCTTGATGAATTACCGGAATTTCCGCGTTCTGTTTTAGAAGTGTTACGCCAGCCACTGGAAGATCGAGTTGTCCATATATCACGTGTGAATGCCAGCCTGACGTATCCTGCCGATTTTATTTTAATCAGTGCGATGAATCCGTGTCCCTGCGGGTTTAACGGTGATCCGGACAAAGAATGCACCTGCTCGAGCGGTGATATTCGCCGTTACTTGCGCAAAATTTCAGGACCATTGCTGGATCGTATCGATCTGCATGTAAGTGTGCAACGACCGAAGTACACGGAACTTACCGCGACCCGTGCGGAAGAATCGTCAGAGGTCATTCGCGCTCGTGTTAAGTTGGCCCGTGAGAGACAGGCAAAACGCTTGGCTATTTACGGGATGCGCACGAACTCCCAAATGCAACATCGCCAGATTAAAGAAACATGTGGAATGACACCACGTGCGCAACAAATTCTGGCGGATGTATTTAATCGTCTGCATTTAAGTGCACGTGCTTACGACCGAATCATAAAAGTGTCACGTACAATTGCCGATCTGCAGGGCAAAGACATCATCGATGCGGAGCAAATTGCGGAAGCAGTAAGTTACCGTGCACAAGACAAGGAGTAG
- the dprA gene encoding DNA-processing protein DprA, protein MDMKREEVYAAALQKTAYVGAVKLRQLIRFFGSFEAIWQASEKALLASHTLGPKSLAGFLAQRKMIEPEKIWEANQKWGVILLTFQDADFPKRLQNDPHAPAILAYRGTWREPEKAIAIVGSRKPTPYGINAARLFAGELSKAGVAIISGGARGIDSTSHRAALPDGYTICVLACGLDIPYPPENKSLFDEIAQHGVVISEYALGTKPLGRQFPARNRIISGLSDGVLVIEAAKRSGTLITADFALEAGRDVFAVPGSIFSPMSVGTHHLLRQGAALAAEPNDILREYNWLDTEREVGSVTGPDLTPTEELVYRCCQLEKTVDMDTIILRSALHPTEANYILLQLELKGLIQQCGNQKYMAMISR, encoded by the coding sequence ATGGACATGAAAAGGGAAGAAGTATACGCGGCGGCGCTGCAAAAGACGGCGTATGTAGGTGCGGTCAAATTACGTCAACTGATTCGTTTTTTCGGTAGTTTCGAAGCGATTTGGCAAGCTTCCGAAAAGGCGTTACTGGCATCCCATACATTAGGGCCTAAATCGCTCGCAGGATTTTTGGCGCAACGAAAAATGATTGAACCCGAAAAGATTTGGGAGGCCAATCAAAAATGGGGCGTCATCTTACTGACCTTTCAAGATGCCGATTTTCCCAAACGTTTACAGAATGATCCTCATGCGCCGGCCATACTTGCATATCGTGGTACGTGGCGAGAACCGGAAAAAGCGATCGCCATCGTCGGTTCGCGCAAGCCGACGCCGTATGGGATTAATGCCGCGCGTTTGTTTGCCGGAGAGCTGAGTAAGGCAGGTGTTGCTATCATCAGCGGCGGTGCACGCGGTATAGATTCCACAAGTCATCGGGCTGCGCTTCCTGACGGGTATACGATTTGTGTGTTGGCTTGTGGTTTGGATATTCCCTATCCGCCGGAAAATAAGTCATTATTTGATGAAATCGCGCAACACGGTGTAGTGATATCGGAATATGCGTTGGGAACCAAACCGTTGGGGCGACAATTTCCGGCACGCAATCGCATCATCAGCGGATTAAGCGACGGGGTGTTGGTTATTGAAGCGGCGAAACGCAGCGGCACATTGATTACGGCAGACTTTGCTTTGGAGGCGGGGCGTGATGTATTCGCGGTTCCAGGCAGCATTTTTTCACCGATGTCGGTGGGCACGCATCACTTATTGCGACAAGGAGCGGCGTTGGCCGCGGAGCCAAACGATATTTTACGCGAATATAATTGGTTGGATACGGAGCGTGAAGTGGGCTCGGTAACCGGTCCGGATTTGACACCGACCGAGGAATTAGTGTACCGTTGTTGCCAGTTGGAGAAAACAGTCGACATGGATACGATTATTCTTCGTTCCGCTTTACACCCGACAGAAGCGAACTATATATTGCTACAATTAGAATTAAAAGGACTTATACAACAATGTGGAAATCAAAAATATATGGCAATGATTTCCAGATAG